In one window of Saprospiraceae bacterium DNA:
- a CDS encoding T9SS type A sorting domain-containing protein — protein sequence MSKFLVGFFIIFSSQLFLNAQCDYSRNQYSFKVEKGIFYGVVPDYRGIMDSLFLDVYSPVGSPELTKPLIIWAFGGGFFQGKREDFASICEEMAKRGIISATIDYRLGFDGPGLGLNPPFAFDAAEVLRAGYRGVTDMKGAIRFLKGKSSDYEIDLDRIWLGGASAGAMVALNAAFLNKDSEKPKETGAISPANAKQRPDLGPVEGTLNLNGHNTEVQGVFNIFGALLDTLAVDATDRIAVISYHQTNDPIVPCVANTPYYPIPLISQNYPVVYGSCVITERFKYLGIPETHWETWIYPGTEHAVHNQNAVLDFMIENAKPFLCKNITAQNNETQSSLYLLPNPAGETIQIPDLKNSAEYKIMNMSGHIMAKGLIKRNAAIDVTELPSGLYILELRQKNTTTLLKWIKS from the coding sequence ATGTCAAAGTTTCTCGTCGGGTTCTTTATAATTTTTTCAAGCCAACTGTTTTTAAATGCACAGTGCGATTATTCGAGAAACCAATATTCATTTAAAGTTGAGAAAGGTATTTTTTACGGAGTTGTGCCCGATTACAGGGGAATCATGGATTCCTTATTTTTAGATGTCTATTCTCCGGTTGGATCTCCTGAGCTCACGAAACCGCTTATTATTTGGGCTTTCGGAGGTGGATTCTTTCAAGGGAAACGGGAAGATTTTGCATCCATTTGCGAAGAAATGGCAAAACGAGGAATTATTTCAGCAACCATAGACTACAGGTTGGGTTTTGATGGGCCTGGATTGGGTCTTAATCCTCCATTTGCGTTTGATGCCGCAGAAGTTCTTCGTGCAGGATACAGAGGCGTTACAGATATGAAAGGAGCAATTCGCTTTCTCAAGGGAAAATCTTCTGATTACGAAATTGATCTGGACAGGATCTGGCTGGGTGGAGCCAGCGCCGGAGCCATGGTTGCGCTCAATGCCGCATTTTTAAATAAAGATTCAGAAAAACCCAAAGAAACTGGCGCCATCAGCCCAGCCAATGCAAAACAAAGACCCGACCTCGGACCCGTTGAAGGAACATTAAATTTAAACGGGCATAACACAGAAGTCCAGGGCGTATTCAATATATTCGGGGCACTACTCGACACGCTTGCAGTGGATGCTACAGATCGCATAGCAGTCATTTCCTATCACCAAACAAACGATCCTATTGTACCCTGCGTTGCCAACACCCCTTATTATCCGATTCCATTGATTTCCCAAAATTATCCTGTTGTTTATGGCAGTTGTGTAATTACTGAGCGTTTTAAATATCTTGGCATTCCGGAAACGCATTGGGAAACCTGGATTTACCCCGGTACGGAGCATGCTGTACACAATCAAAATGCCGTACTTGATTTTATGATCGAAAATGCCAAACCCTTTTTATGTAAAAACATTACAGCTCAAAACAACGAAACCCAAAGTTCACTCTACCTGTTGCCAAATCCGGCAGGCGAGACCATCCAAATTCCTGATCTGAAAAATTCGGCTGAATACAAAATCATGAACATGTCCGGGCATATTATGGCAAAAGGTTTGATCAAACGAAATGCTGCTATCGATGTAACAGAATTACCTTCCGGATTGTATATTTTGGAATTGCGGCAAAAGAATACAACCACCCTATTGAAGTGGATAAAATCCTAA
- a CDS encoding T9SS type A sorting domain-containing protein, translated as MKKFYFLLFLFVIAFQFSWAQRRYLDPMFPVLRTADVVYGKNISIITGMPATEDLKADIYTPAGDSKTDRPLVLIAHTGSFLPPLYNGQITGARTDSTVVNTAAYLASRGFVVAAYTYRLGWLPTSPDQNARTGSLLQAAYRGIQDTRSCIRYFKESVAEYNNPYGIDPSKICVWGIGTGGYLALGSGSLNDFGEVTLPKFINTQTLLPFIDSTLMGNMYGTTQTPLCLPNHPNYSSNFQLSVNLGGALGDSSWLDGEDIEPAYTGVHCTNDFFAPYYEGPVIVPTTNQFVIYATGTRKCIEVANNLGSNDILKNVDPLLDVMKSGIDAQKATQTILPLTMQNILLGTDNFYGFETPLIYNGRVTPQGSPWEWWDLNTLRVIVQIVNAQRGTNFNADTLHLNGLATNPDMSADKGRAYLDTTFRLVLPRMCVALDLGCQAVGLKEVEAHEIGLSISPVPAVHQLRFETSNDQPMQSIHVYDIHGKLVKAHTDINSNTFVMPRNQLQAGFYISQIRTRDHIVTKQILIQD; from the coding sequence ATGAAAAAATTTTACTTCTTATTATTTCTCTTTGTCATAGCATTTCAGTTCTCTTGGGCACAGAGAAGATATCTGGATCCCATGTTTCCTGTATTAAGGACCGCAGACGTGGTTTATGGTAAAAATATTTCTATCATTACCGGAATGCCTGCTACTGAAGACCTGAAAGCAGATATTTACACTCCTGCCGGTGACAGTAAAACAGACAGACCTCTCGTCCTGATTGCCCATACCGGTAGTTTTCTGCCACCTTTGTACAATGGACAGATCACAGGTGCCAGAACAGATTCAACGGTTGTAAATACTGCGGCATATCTTGCCTCCAGAGGTTTCGTGGTAGCCGCATATACCTATCGATTGGGATGGCTGCCAACATCACCTGACCAAAATGCAAGAACAGGCTCCCTGTTACAAGCTGCATATAGAGGCATACAGGACACCCGAAGCTGCATTCGCTACTTTAAAGAATCTGTGGCTGAATACAACAATCCTTATGGCATTGATCCTTCAAAAATCTGTGTATGGGGTATAGGTACAGGAGGATATCTTGCTCTGGGTTCCGGCAGTTTAAATGACTTTGGGGAAGTTACATTGCCTAAATTCATCAACACACAAACTTTACTTCCATTTATTGACAGTACGCTGATGGGCAATATGTATGGGACGACACAAACTCCCCTATGTCTGCCAAATCATCCCAACTACAGCTCTAACTTTCAGTTAAGTGTAAATCTGGGTGGAGCTTTGGGCGATTCTTCCTGGCTCGATGGAGAAGATATTGAACCGGCATATACCGGGGTTCATTGTACAAATGACTTTTTTGCTCCTTACTACGAAGGTCCGGTCATTGTTCCTACTACAAATCAATTTGTGATTTATGCAACGGGGACGAGAAAATGCATTGAAGTTGCTAACAATCTTGGAAGCAACGATATTTTAAAAAATGTAGATCCTCTGCTCGATGTGATGAAAAGTGGAATCGATGCACAAAAAGCAACACAAACGATTCTGCCTTTGACTATGCAAAATATTCTGCTTGGCACCGATAATTTTTATGGTTTCGAGACCCCATTAATCTATAATGGCAGAGTTACTCCGCAAGGTTCTCCCTGGGAATGGTGGGATCTAAACACCTTGCGGGTTATCGTTCAAATCGTGAATGCACAACGAGGTACCAATTTCAATGCAGATACCTTACATCTTAATGGATTAGCAACAAATCCGGATATGAGCGCTGACAAAGGAAGAGCATACCTCGATACTACGTTCAGACTTGTATTACCCAGAATGTGCGTTGCCCTTGATCTGGGCTGTCAGGCAGTTGGTCTAAAAGAAGTGGAAGCACATGAAATAGGACTCTCCATTTCACCGGTGCCCGCTGTTCATCAGTTAAGATTTGAGACATCTAACGATCAACCCATGCAATCTATTCACGTATATGACATCCATGGCAAGCTGGTCAAAGCACATACGGATATTAACTCCAATACCTTTGTGATGCCACGTAATCAACTCCAGGCAGGATTTTACATCAGTCAAATCAGGACCAGGGATCATATTGTAACAAAACAGATACTTATACAAGACTAA
- a CDS encoding carboxypeptidase-like regulatory domain-containing protein — MVANVGFAQRTIIKGHVIDAVTKEPLPFANVLFSNTTTGTNTDFDGLYSLETSKKYLNLEARYVGYETRIIPVKYGESQVIHFQLKPVTSSLKEVVVKSGKQKYSKKNNPAVELIEKVIEHKKYNKKSNFNFYEYEKYQKLEFALSNVSEKFRNKKIFKNFQFVFDNLDSSKMNGKPLLPVYLKENIWDVYYRKDPKAIKEISKGERFVNFSQFIDDNSLAEYFQYLYQDIDIYESNIPLFGNLFLSPIANLSPSFYRFYIKDTVLIDEDSCFQLAFYPRNRTDYLFQGELFITKNGSYAVKEVKMGVNKEINLNWVKELLIRQRFVKADTLGYILEKDEIMADFGIANAKMGIFGQKNISYRNFNFNKIRPESDYSGDVVEEQENIAPQSDSFWLAVRHDTLTKSEAGVYTAMDSLQKLPSFRRIMDIATILLAGYKVAGPVEIGPVNTFYSFNPVEGFRLRAGGRTTPEFSTKLLFETYIAYGFKDHKFKYFLEGTYSMSKERISLFPVKEFKFSYQKDTKIPGQELQFVQEDNFLLSFKRGDNEKWLYNEIYKFQYLNEFKNHGSIKFEFKHWTQQPAGTLHYNKINYSDTLNSINSLRTMELGLTLRWAPGEQYFQGKLYRTPLPNKYPIFTLRYGLGLKDFLGGEYEYHNLTASIYKRIYFPQLGFADFTLEGGKVFGQVPFPLLYVHRANQTYSYQLNSYNLMNFLEFVSDQYYALNYNHYLGGFLFNKIPLFKKLKWREVFSVKLLYGGVRDENDPNKSDEVYKFPASLDGVPTTYTLEEKPYVEASVGIYNIFKIVRVDYVRRLNYLDNPNVSKSGIRARIKFEF; from the coding sequence ATGGTAGCAAATGTGGGTTTTGCTCAACGTACCATCATTAAGGGGCATGTTATAGATGCCGTTACGAAAGAACCGCTTCCATTTGCAAATGTGCTTTTTTCCAATACAACGACAGGTACGAATACAGATTTTGACGGACTGTACTCATTAGAAACCTCCAAGAAATATTTAAATCTCGAGGCACGATACGTGGGATATGAAACCAGAATAATCCCGGTAAAATATGGAGAATCACAAGTTATTCATTTTCAGCTAAAACCAGTCACCAGCTCATTGAAGGAAGTTGTTGTAAAGTCTGGAAAACAGAAGTACTCAAAGAAAAATAATCCGGCTGTCGAATTGATTGAAAAAGTAATCGAACATAAAAAGTATAACAAAAAATCGAATTTCAATTTTTATGAATACGAGAAGTATCAAAAGCTTGAATTCGCTTTGAGTAATGTGTCGGAAAAATTCAGAAATAAAAAAATATTCAAGAATTTTCAGTTTGTTTTTGATAATCTGGATTCTTCGAAAATGAACGGAAAGCCTTTACTCCCTGTTTACCTCAAAGAAAACATCTGGGATGTTTATTACAGAAAAGATCCCAAAGCGATTAAGGAGATCAGTAAAGGAGAACGGTTTGTGAATTTTAGTCAGTTTATCGATGATAATTCTCTGGCCGAATACTTCCAGTACCTGTATCAGGATATCGATATTTACGAAAGTAATATTCCACTCTTTGGCAATTTGTTCCTGAGTCCAATTGCAAATTTATCGCCAAGTTTTTACAGGTTTTATATTAAAGATACAGTTTTGATTGATGAAGACTCTTGTTTTCAACTCGCCTTTTATCCCAGAAACCGCACCGATTATTTATTTCAAGGGGAATTGTTCATCACGAAGAATGGAAGCTACGCTGTTAAGGAAGTGAAGATGGGAGTGAACAAAGAGATCAACTTAAACTGGGTAAAGGAATTATTGATTCGTCAGCGATTTGTCAAGGCCGATACATTGGGATACATTCTTGAAAAAGATGAAATCATGGCAGATTTCGGAATTGCCAATGCCAAAATGGGAATATTTGGACAAAAGAATATTTCATACAGGAATTTTAATTTTAATAAGATTCGACCGGAATCTGATTATAGTGGGGATGTGGTTGAAGAACAAGAAAATATTGCCCCGCAAAGTGATTCCTTTTGGCTGGCAGTTCGGCATGATACCTTGACTAAATCAGAAGCTGGTGTTTATACAGCTATGGATAGCTTGCAGAAGTTACCCTCATTCAGAAGGATCATGGATATAGCTACGATTTTGCTGGCCGGGTATAAAGTTGCAGGTCCTGTTGAAATCGGGCCGGTGAATACATTTTACAGCTTCAATCCTGTCGAAGGCTTTAGGTTGCGAGCGGGAGGAAGGACCACCCCGGAATTCAGTACCAAACTATTGTTTGAAACCTATATCGCTTATGGATTTAAGGACCATAAATTCAAATATTTTCTGGAAGGAACATACTCCATGAGCAAAGAAAGGATAAGTTTATTTCCGGTTAAGGAATTTAAATTCAGTTATCAGAAAGACACAAAAATTCCCGGACAGGAGCTGCAATTTGTGCAGGAGGATAATTTTCTATTGTCTTTTAAAAGAGGTGACAATGAGAAATGGCTGTACAATGAAATTTATAAATTTCAATATTTGAATGAATTTAAAAATCACGGTTCCATTAAATTTGAATTTAAACATTGGACGCAGCAGCCAGCCGGGACTTTGCATTATAATAAAATCAACTACAGCGATACATTGAATAGCATCAACAGTTTGCGTACAATGGAACTTGGTCTAACCTTGCGGTGGGCACCCGGGGAGCAGTATTTTCAAGGGAAGTTATACCGGACTCCATTGCCTAACAAATATCCTATTTTCACCTTGCGATATGGTTTGGGTCTTAAAGACTTTTTAGGCGGAGAATATGAATACCACAATCTGACAGCGAGTATTTACAAACGAATTTATTTTCCTCAGTTAGGATTTGCAGATTTTACTTTGGAAGGTGGAAAAGTTTTTGGGCAAGTTCCATTTCCATTGCTCTATGTACACAGGGCGAATCAAACTTATTCCTATCAATTGAATTCTTACAATCTGATGAATTTTCTTGAGTTTGTGAGTGATCAATATTATGCCTTAAATTACAACCACTACCTGGGAGGGTTTCTTTTTAATAAAATTCCGCTGTTTAAAAAACTTAAATGGAGAGAAGTCTTTTCGGTGAAATTGCTTTATGGCGGGGTCCGCGATGAAAATGATCCAAATAAATCTGACGAAGTCTATAAATTTCCGGCTTCGTTGGATGGAGTTCCTACTACTTATACACTTGAAGAGAAGCCATACGTAGAAGCTAGTGTTGGAATTTACAATATTTTTAAAATTGTTCGGGTGGATTATGTGCGCAGGTTAAATTATTTAGATAATCCAAATGTTTCCAAATCGGGGATTCGGGCCAGGATAAAATTTGAATTCTGA
- a CDS encoding inositol phosphorylceramide synthase — protein MKAFPNYLFQDVSIRDLYDWEKRFFGIPYQGEVLTPNEYFAKNLCFFCDAMAGLCYINWVPVPLAFGFYLFVKDPYQLLKFSICFLVSNILGFILYYTYPAAPPWYVQQYGFDFIASTPGNAAGLLRVDALLNFDLYKGMYEKSSNVFAAFPSLHAAYPLVGFIYSVKNKYYKWSLVLGSLTIGIWWAAIYTQHHYVIDILAGIMCGLLGWLITEFVIQKSNNIRTLLRDYTEIIRIEKTNDYN, from the coding sequence ATGAAGGCCTTTCCTAATTATTTATTTCAGGACGTCAGCATTCGCGATTTATACGATTGGGAAAAGAGATTCTTTGGAATTCCATATCAAGGTGAAGTACTTACCCCCAATGAATACTTTGCAAAAAATTTATGCTTTTTCTGCGATGCCATGGCGGGTCTGTGTTATATCAATTGGGTACCGGTTCCGCTGGCTTTTGGATTTTATTTGTTTGTAAAAGATCCCTATCAATTATTAAAATTTTCTATTTGTTTTTTAGTAAGCAATATTCTGGGTTTTATACTTTATTATACTTACCCTGCAGCACCACCCTGGTATGTTCAGCAATATGGTTTTGATTTTATTGCCAGTACTCCAGGAAATGCAGCTGGTTTATTAAGAGTGGATGCACTTTTGAATTTTGATTTGTATAAGGGTATGTATGAAAAGAGTTCAAACGTTTTTGCAGCATTTCCTTCTCTTCATGCAGCATATCCACTGGTTGGTTTTATATACAGTGTAAAGAATAAATATTATAAATGGAGTCTGGTATTGGGATCGTTGACTATTGGTATATGGTGGGCTGCAATCTATACACAACATCATTATGTGATCGATATTCTTGCAGGAATTATGTGCGGTTTGCTTGGCTGGTTGATTACGGAATTCGTCATCCAGAAATCAAATAACATCAGAACACTTCTCCGGGATTATACGGAAATCATCCGCATCGAAAAAACAAATGATTATAACTAA
- a CDS encoding CDP-alcohol phosphatidyltransferase family protein yields the protein MKSNYNARDQIKLVLQRFLNPLVELCIFMGLKPNHITSLGFVLNVFVAVWFILGAERGERMDLSYVGWGGFFILTAGIFDMLDGQLARKTGSSSKFGALYDSVLDRYSELVMFLGICYYLVSYHYFLSSLFAFIAMIGSMMVSYIRARAEGLGISCSDGLMQRPERIITLGLSGILCGLMSYFFGDFYWHIQGIPFHIFETISFFTLPIAALAIMANYTAYTRLMHCKRTLDS from the coding sequence ATGAAATCAAACTATAACGCACGCGATCAAATTAAGCTGGTATTGCAGCGATTTTTGAATCCTTTGGTGGAGCTTTGTATTTTCATGGGTCTCAAGCCGAATCATATTACTTCGTTGGGATTTGTTTTAAATGTGTTTGTGGCTGTGTGGTTTATTTTAGGTGCCGAGCGAGGTGAACGCATGGATCTTTCCTATGTTGGCTGGGGCGGTTTCTTTATTTTAACTGCTGGTATTTTTGATATGCTGGATGGACAATTGGCAAGAAAGACCGGATCATCTTCAAAATTTGGCGCTCTTTATGATTCTGTCCTGGATCGCTACAGCGAATTGGTCATGTTTTTAGGCATCTGTTACTATCTGGTATCCTATCACTATTTTTTAAGCTCCCTCTTTGCTTTTATCGCAATGATCGGATCTATGATGGTGAGTTATATCCGCGCCAGAGCGGAAGGTCTAGGAATCAGTTGCAGTGACGGACTCATGCAAAGGCCTGAACGGATCATAACGCTGGGACTATCCGGAATTTTATGTGGTTTGATGTCTTACTTTTTTGGGGATTTTTATTGGCACATTCAAGGTATTCCCTTTCATATTTTCGAAACCATTTCATTTTTTACCTTGCCCATTGCAGCTTTGGCCATAATGGCAAATTATACTGCATATACCAGATTGATGCACTGCAAAAGAACATTGGATTCATAA
- the lhgO gene encoding L-2-hydroxyglutarate oxidase — protein MYDICIIGAGIIGTSTAYQLLQKNPDLKILVLEKENSPAYHQTGHNSGVIHSGIYYKPGSYKAKNCLLGYQMLLEFCDQHEIEYKKIGKLIVASQKSEIPKLEAIYQNGIANGLSNLQLLNSDQVKESEPNVTAIQAIHVPQAAIVNYKSVVEKIIQLSARLGMHILYSKEVCTIDNSSSGIKIFCQDESVYSARFLINCAGLQSDRITRLSGIKLPYRIIPFKGMYYKLTEHKKDIVQKLIYPVPDPRFPFLGIHYTRLMNGDQTLGPNAILSLDREGYEPASYNAKDISEILKFPGFWKLIFKYWKTGLGEYRRNYSKSYFAKKASEMTPGIEASDLVYAGSGIRAQLVDSSGGLVDDFVNIRNHNMIHICNAPSPAATAGLAIGKQISESYFKDR, from the coding sequence ATGTATGACATTTGCATCATAGGTGCCGGGATTATTGGCACTTCCACAGCTTATCAACTCTTGCAAAAAAATCCAGACCTGAAAATCCTGGTTCTCGAAAAAGAAAATTCCCCCGCTTACCACCAGACAGGTCACAATTCAGGCGTCATCCACTCTGGTATTTATTATAAACCAGGATCGTATAAGGCCAAAAACTGCCTGCTGGGCTACCAAATGTTGCTTGAATTCTGCGACCAGCATGAAATTGAATATAAAAAAATTGGAAAACTCATCGTCGCCAGTCAGAAAAGTGAAATTCCTAAACTGGAAGCTATTTATCAAAATGGCATTGCAAACGGTTTATCCAATTTGCAACTTCTCAATAGCGACCAGGTAAAAGAATCTGAACCCAATGTTACTGCAATCCAGGCAATTCATGTGCCTCAGGCAGCCATCGTAAATTACAAGTCGGTAGTTGAGAAAATAATTCAACTTTCAGCCCGGTTAGGCATGCATATCTTGTACTCAAAAGAAGTCTGTACTATTGATAATTCTTCGTCGGGTATAAAAATATTTTGCCAGGATGAGAGTGTATATAGTGCTCGTTTTCTCATCAATTGCGCAGGCCTGCAAAGTGACCGGATTACGAGACTCAGCGGAATAAAATTGCCTTATCGCATCATCCCTTTTAAAGGAATGTACTACAAATTAACAGAGCATAAAAAAGACATCGTTCAAAAATTAATTTACCCGGTACCTGATCCCAGATTCCCTTTCCTCGGAATTCACTACACCAGGCTAATGAATGGAGATCAGACTTTGGGGCCCAACGCGATACTCTCTCTCGATCGCGAAGGATACGAACCAGCGTCTTACAATGCTAAAGACATTTCAGAAATTTTAAAATTTCCGGGTTTTTGGAAACTCATTTTTAAATACTGGAAAACAGGACTCGGTGAATACCGCAGAAATTACTCCAAATCTTATTTTGCAAAAAAAGCTTCCGAAATGACCCCCGGAATTGAAGCATCAGACTTGGTCTATGCTGGTTCAGGCATTCGGGCACAACTCGTCGATTCTTCCGGTGGGCTGGTAGATGATTTTGTAAATATCCGGAATCACAACATGATTCACATTTGCAATGCACCGTCTCCGGCTGCTACTGCAGGACTTGCTATTGGTAAACAGATCAGCGAATCGTACTTCAAGGATAGATAA
- a CDS encoding phosphatidylglycerophosphatase A, with translation MFIEKCIASFFGIGYIGKGAGSIAAGVSILLLMWIFPDRMMGKLEFAVLVALICIAGIWASSKLVVLWGKDPQKVVIDEVAGMFLSMAGIPLNWPEVLAGFILFRLLDIFKPLGIRHGEKLKDGWGIMADDLIAGFYTNIILRLSIFLGVF, from the coding sequence ATGTTTATTGAAAAATGTATAGCCAGCTTCTTTGGGATAGGTTATATCGGAAAAGGGGCAGGAAGCATTGCAGCCGGAGTGAGTATACTTCTTCTGATGTGGATATTTCCCGATCGTATGATGGGGAAGCTGGAATTTGCGGTATTGGTGGCTTTAATTTGTATAGCAGGAATATGGGCATCTTCGAAATTGGTCGTGTTATGGGGTAAGGATCCGCAGAAAGTGGTCATTGATGAAGTGGCGGGGATGTTTCTCAGTATGGCCGGAATTCCTCTGAACTGGCCCGAAGTTCTTGCGGGATTTATTCTATTCAGGTTGTTGGATATTTTCAAGCCTTTGGGGATCAGGCATGGCGAAAAACTCAAAGATGGTTGGGGGATCATGGCAGATGATCTCATCGCGGGTTTTTATACCAATATCATACTCCGATTATCGATATTTTTAGGGGTATTTTGA
- a CDS encoding inositol-3-phosphate synthase: MQSNQSSIQKPAPATGKLAILTPGMGAVATTFIAGIEAVKKKIALPIGSLTQMSTIRLGKRTENRNPMIRDFVPLARLEDLVFGGWDIFEDNMYEACLTAQVLESKHLEPLKKELEKIKPMPAVFDKTYVKNIDGPNVKTADTKMALASMLMEDIKNFMQVNGCSRAVIVWCASTEKYVEPSEVHMSLKSFEQGLLNNDPRISPSMIYAYAALKLSIPFANGAPNLTCDIPALLELAHQTNTPISGKDFKTGQTLMKTIVAPGLYSRAIGVSGWFSTNILGNRDGKVLDDPENFKTKEVSKLSVLEEIFDPQSNPDLYGEMYHKVRINYYPPRGDNKESWDNIDIFGWMGYPMQIKINFLCRDSILAAPIVLDLALFMDLAQRAQMKGIQEWLSFYYKSPQVKEGLKHEHDIFKQLIKLQNTLRYLMGEDLITHLGLDYYEDLMESL; encoded by the coding sequence ATGCAATCGAATCAAAGTTCCATTCAAAAACCGGCCCCAGCTACCGGAAAACTTGCAATATTGACTCCCGGCATGGGAGCTGTTGCCACAACATTTATAGCTGGTATTGAAGCAGTTAAGAAAAAAATTGCGCTTCCCATAGGCTCTCTGACCCAAATGAGTACGATCAGACTCGGTAAGAGAACCGAAAACAGAAATCCCATGATACGGGATTTTGTCCCTTTGGCAAGACTTGAGGACCTCGTGTTTGGTGGATGGGATATCTTCGAAGACAATATGTACGAGGCTTGTTTAACAGCGCAAGTGCTGGAATCCAAACATTTGGAGCCATTAAAGAAAGAACTGGAGAAAATTAAACCCATGCCCGCTGTTTTTGATAAGACCTATGTGAAAAACATCGATGGTCCTAACGTCAAGACAGCCGATACAAAAATGGCCCTGGCTTCGATGCTCATGGAAGATATTAAAAATTTTATGCAGGTGAATGGCTGTTCCAGAGCAGTCATCGTCTGGTGTGCTTCTACGGAAAAGTACGTGGAACCCTCCGAGGTTCATATGAGCCTGAAATCTTTTGAGCAAGGGCTTTTGAACAATGATCCTAGGATTTCTCCGAGCATGATCTATGCTTATGCCGCATTGAAATTATCCATACCTTTTGCAAATGGAGCACCTAATCTGACCTGTGATATTCCGGCATTATTAGAACTCGCTCATCAAACTAATACCCCAATTTCAGGTAAAGATTTTAAAACCGGTCAGACGCTGATGAAGACCATTGTGGCGCCGGGTCTGTACTCTCGGGCCATTGGGGTTTCGGGTTGGTTTTCGACCAACATACTTGGGAACCGGGACGGTAAAGTATTGGATGACCCTGAGAATTTTAAAACCAAGGAGGTTTCTAAATTAAGCGTTTTGGAAGAGATTTTTGATCCGCAGTCCAATCCCGATTTGTATGGCGAAATGTATCATAAGGTCAGAATCAATTATTATCCACCCAGAGGTGACAACAAGGAAAGCTGGGACAATATTGATATTTTTGGATGGATGGGATATCCTATGCAAATCAAAATCAATTTTTTATGCAGGGATTCCATTTTGGCAGCACCCATCGTGTTGGATCTCGCCCTTTTTATGGACCTGGCCCAGCGGGCTCAAATGAAGGGAATTCAGGAGTGGTTGTCGTTTTATTATAAATCACCGCAGGTAAAAGAAGGCTTGAAACACGAGCACGATATTTTTAAGCAATTGATCAAACTCCAAAATACCCTCAGATACCTGATGGGGGAGGACCTGATTACTCACCTGGGTCTGGATTACTACGAAGACCTGATGGAATCTCTTTAA
- a CDS encoding NAD(P)-dependent oxidoreductase: MKSLLITGATGFVGSHLVDKALEKGFDVHITIRKNSDLSTLQGKSVQCHECSLFDKMAMLDILRNNQIEYIIHNAGITKTKNPQDYFAVNAHASKLMGEAAVECGHPIRKFVFISSLAALGPGKDHTVVLNNQMAENPESHYGKSKLLAEKQLSEMKALNYIFFRPTGVYGPRERDFFEMIKLLKKGWEIYIGKSPQNLSFIYIEDLAELVIYALESDVNRKKYLVSDGRIYDKMDFGNEAAQILSSRPRRICLPVGIGYTMAVASEFIHRFLKKPPLLNRDKLHEILAPSWACDTSELARDFKFAPQYDLRKGLEETIRWYQRVGWL; the protein is encoded by the coding sequence ATGAAGTCATTGTTGATCACAGGGGCTACCGGATTTGTGGGTTCTCATTTGGTAGATAAAGCGCTGGAAAAAGGGTTTGATGTTCATATCACGATCAGAAAAAATAGCGATTTGAGTACCCTGCAAGGGAAATCTGTGCAATGCCATGAATGCAGTTTGTTTGATAAAATGGCCATGCTGGATATCTTGCGTAATAACCAAATTGAATACATCATACACAATGCGGGAATTACCAAAACAAAAAATCCTCAGGACTATTTTGCAGTGAATGCGCATGCGAGTAAGTTAATGGGCGAAGCTGCAGTAGAGTGCGGTCACCCTATACGCAAATTCGTATTTATAAGCAGCCTTGCTGCCCTGGGGCCTGGTAAAGACCACACGGTAGTTTTAAATAACCAAATGGCAGAGAATCCCGAATCGCATTATGGCAAAAGTAAATTACTCGCTGAAAAACAATTGAGTGAGATGAAGGCTTTAAATTATATTTTCTTCAGACCTACCGGAGTTTATGGTCCAAGGGAAAGGGATTTTTTTGAAATGATTAAATTACTGAAGAAAGGCTGGGAGATTTACATTGGAAAGTCTCCTCAAAACCTTAGCTTTATTTACATCGAAGATTTAGCAGAGCTTGTCATTTATGCCCTGGAATCGGATGTGAATAGAAAGAAGTACCTGGTTTCAGATGGTCGCATTTACGACAAAATGGATTTTGGAAATGAAGCTGCACAAATCTTAAGTTCCCGACCAAGACGCATCTGCTTACCTGTTGGTATAGGATATACTATGGCTGTTGCAAGTGAATTTATTCATCGGTTCTTAAAAAAGCCTCCTTTGCTAAACAGAGACAAGCTACACGAAATATTGGCCCCAAGTTGGGCATGTGATACATCGGAATTGGCCAGAGATTTTAAATTTGCACCACAATACGATCTTCGTAAAGGCCTGGAAGAAACAATCCGTTGGTACCAGCGCGTAGGCTGGTTGTAG